GTCACtcctttatgaaataaaatcagaggCACAAGCATCCAAAACCACAAGGGTTCATCTGAGATCAAAGAAACTTCAGCAACAAAGCTGAATTACACCAAGTTTCTCACAATAACAGCTCTGATCACCAAGCAGTCCAGAGACTTGTCCAACAAACCAAAATGGGATGACTTGAAACCAAGTATAATTTTCTAAATGATAGGTCACTTAAGTATAGGCAGGTATGCTTTAAACACATTCACTGTGTTTACTTCATTATCTGTTCCAAGCTTAAACTATAATGCTTAAGCTAAAATGTTTGTCCAGCTTAAAAAACGAACACTAGCTAAGAtgcaaagcagtgtttttattGCAAGCACAGTGAACAGGCATTGGGTTGGATCTCATATGAGTGTGACGGAGGGCAGATTTAAATCACCCACCCTTCTGTTTTAAGTGCTCAATGCTGTCAGGTGTACATCATTTCTGCCATGCGAGACATTTTCTTTGGAATACACAAGTAATATTCCATGTATCCTGAAAGATCTTCAATAGTCACATCGTCCACAAAGGCCCTGGCTTGCTCAGAGCAAGAACGTGGAGAACTTAAGGGAGTTCTTGATGGCAAGGACTGGGAGTGATCCTCAGGAACTGTTCTTCTATCAGGTGCCATCAGAAGGGTGTTCTGCAAGCCAGAGAATTTGTATACTTCCATATCTTGCCATCGTTTACACTGACAGGCTTTATCTGCACAGGCACATGACTTATTCGCGTTCAGCTTGGACACAGATTGAAAGTCAGAAAGCTCCCAAGCCTTTAGGCTTGCTTTGGATacaagagaaacagcagctggagagtTCTGTTTGTTCTCTGATGCCGACTGCGTAACAGGAGCTCCCAAAGACTCAACACCAGCTTCCTTCTGGCCAATGTCAGGAGCAATACTGCACCGTTCGTGTGCACAATCTTCCTTTGGGACTGGCATCCCAAACTCGGTGCTGTCTTCTGAGGCATTGATCTGGCTCTTGTGCGCTAGCTGGTTGCACACGGAATGTGTTTTTGTGCTGCAATGGATAAACTTTGGAGGATGAAGAATCGGAGACTTGGAACGCCTGCAACGCTGGGTTCTCACAACTCCTCTTGAAGATTTCTTCATAGACCTACCAAGGAAAGAGATGATAGAGAGTGAAGACTCACCAAAAGACTTAATGCTGGATTGCAAATAACATGGGGCAAAATCTCTACTGCATTTATATTGCATGCAAAAGATTTAAGCTCAGAACATTTGCTCAGTGTATTCTACTATCTTGGAATCTTTGTTCCAGTCAAGCAGctgtataaaatataaa
Above is a genomic segment from Cuculus canorus isolate bCucCan1 chromosome 16, bCucCan1.pri, whole genome shotgun sequence containing:
- the OSER1 gene encoding oxidative stress-responsive serine-rich protein 1 yields the protein MKTEAKDGEEESLQTAFKKLRVATAGSASLSVGEDTSPRAPVRTVADETKAKNVCASKETWHGSMKKSSRGVVRTQRCRRSKSPILHPPKFIHCSTKTHSVCNQLAHKSQINASEDSTEFGMPVPKEDCAHERCSIAPDIGQKEAGVESLGAPVTQSASENKQNSPAAVSLVSKASLKAWELSDFQSVSKLNANKSCACADKACQCKRWQDMEVYKFSGLQNTLLMAPDRRTVPEDHSQSLPSRTPLSSPRSCSEQARAFVDDVTIEDLSGYMEYYLCIPKKMSRMAEMMYT